A DNA window from Natranaerovirga pectinivora contains the following coding sequences:
- the rplF gene encoding 50S ribosomal protein L6 gives MSRIGKMPVEIPAGVEVKIAEDNKVTVKGSKGTLEKQLPVEMSVKVEDNQIVVTRPNDLKRMKSLHGLTRTLVANMVEGVSNGYQKILEINGVGYRAAKQGNKLVLSLGYSHPVEMEDPEGIETVLEGQNKIFVKGIDKERVGQFAAEIRFKRPPEPYKGKGIKYSDEVIRRKEGKTGKK, from the coding sequence ATGTCACGTATTGGTAAAATGCCAGTAGAAATACCTGCAGGAGTAGAAGTGAAAATTGCAGAAGATAACAAAGTGACAGTTAAAGGTTCTAAAGGAACCTTAGAAAAACAGTTACCAGTAGAAATGAGCGTTAAAGTTGAAGACAATCAAATAGTGGTAACAAGACCTAATGATTTAAAAAGAATGAAGTCTTTACACGGATTAACAAGAACTTTAGTAGCAAACATGGTTGAAGGTGTATCAAACGGATACCAAAAAATTCTTGAAATCAATGGTGTTGGATATAGAGCGGCAAAACAAGGCAATAAATTAGTATTATCTTTAGGATACTCTCATCCAGTTGAGATGGAAGACCCAGAAGGTATTGAAACTGTTTTAGAAGGACAAAACAAAATCTTTGTTAAAGGAATTGACAAAGAAAGAGTTGGTCAATTTGCAGCAGAAATTCGTTTTAAGAGACCACCAGAGCCTTACAAAGGTAAAGGGATTAAGTACTCTGACGAAGTAATCAGACGTAAAGAAGGAAAAACAGGTAAGAAATAG
- the rplR gene encoding 50S ribosomal protein L18 has translation MINKPSRVLNRQKKHRKLRHNIVGTATKPRLAVYRSNDNIYAQVIDDIAGHTLVAASTVEKEIKGKLDKTNNVEAANVVGEIVAKRALDKGITKVVFDRGGFIYHGKIKALADAAREAGLEF, from the coding sequence ATGATCAATAAGCCATCAAGAGTATTGAATCGTCAAAAAAAGCATAGAAAATTACGTCATAATATCGTTGGAACAGCTACTAAGCCACGTTTAGCGGTATACAGAAGTAATGATAATATATATGCTCAAGTTATTGATGACATCGCAGGACATACATTAGTGGCTGCTTCAACAGTTGAAAAAGAAATCAAAGGTAAACTTGATAAAACAAACAATGTAGAAGCTGCAAATGTTGTTGGAGAAATCGTAGCTAAAAGAGCGTTAGATAAAGGCATTACAAAAGTAGTATTTGATAGAGGCGGATTTATTTATCACGGAAAGATCAAAGCATTAGCAGATGCAGCAAGAGAAGCTGGTCTAGAATTTTAA
- the rpsE gene encoding 30S ribosomal protein S5, which translates to MNRTKIDASKLELKERVVSIKRVTKVVKGGRNFRFAALVVVGDENGHVGAGLGKATEIPDAIRKGIEDAKKKLIKVTLDDNGSITHDYQGDFGSASVLLKRAPEGTGVIAGGPARAVLELAGIKNIRTKSLGSNNKQNVVIATIAGLRQLKTPEEVAKLRGKSVEELLG; encoded by the coding sequence ATGAACCGTACAAAAATTGATGCTAGCAAATTAGAGCTAAAGGAAAGAGTAGTATCAATCAAACGTGTAACTAAAGTAGTTAAAGGTGGACGTAATTTCCGTTTTGCTGCTTTAGTAGTTGTTGGAGACGAGAACGGTCACGTTGGTGCAGGACTTGGTAAAGCAACAGAAATTCCTGATGCAATACGTAAAGGTATTGAAGATGCTAAGAAAAAACTTATCAAGGTAACTTTAGATGATAATGGAAGTATTACTCATGATTATCAAGGAGACTTTGGTAGTGCATCTGTATTATTAAAAAGAGCTCCTGAAGGTACTGGAGTTATTGCTGGTGGACCAGCACGTGCCGTGCTTGAGTTAGCAGGTATAAAAAACATTCGTACTAAATCTTTAGGGTCAAATAACAAGCAAAACGTTGTTATTGCAACAATTGCAGGTTTAAGACAATTAAAAACTCCAGAAGAAGTAGCTAAACTTAGAGGTAAATCCGTAGAAGAGCTATTAGGGTAG
- the rpmD gene encoding 50S ribosomal protein L30 has protein sequence MASKLKITLVKSTIGAIPKHRATAEALGLTKLNKTVEQQDNAAIRGMVQKINHLVKVEEI, from the coding sequence ATGGCTAGTAAATTAAAAATTACTTTAGTTAAGTCTACAATAGGTGCAATTCCTAAACACAGAGCTACAGCTGAAGCTTTAGGACTTACTAAATTAAATAAAACAGTAGAACAACAAGATAATGCTGCAATAAGAGGTATGGTTCAAAAAATCAACCACTTAGTAAAAGTAGAAGAAATTTAA
- the rplO gene encoding 50S ribosomal protein L15 gives MNLTELKPAEGSRESNFRRGRGHGSGNGKTAGKGHKGQNARSGGGVRPGFEGGQMPLYRRIPKRGFNNRNTREIIGINVEVLNVFDNDAVVTVDLLKEQGIINNPKDGVKILGNGELTKKLTVKVNAFSNTAKEKIEAAGGKAEVI, from the coding sequence ATGAATTTGACAGAATTAAAACCAGCTGAAGGTTCTAGAGAAAGTAACTTCAGAAGAGGTCGTGGACACGGATCCGGTAATGGTAAAACGGCAGGTAAAGGTCATAAAGGTCAAAATGCTCGTTCAGGTGGTGGTGTAAGACCAGGATTTGAAGGGGGCCAAATGCCTTTATATAGAAGAATACCTAAACGAGGATTCAACAACAGAAACACAAGAGAAATTATCGGTATCAATGTAGAGGTACTAAACGTATTCGATAATGACGCTGTTGTTACAGTTGATCTTCTTAAAGAACAAGGTATTATCAATAACCCTAAAGATGGTGTTAAAATCCTTGGAAACGGTGAGTTAACAAAAAAATTGACAGTTAAAGTAAACGCATTCAGTAATACTGCTAAAGAAAAAATAGAAGCCGCTGGCGGGAAGGCTGAGGTGATTTAA
- the secY gene encoding preprotein translocase subunit SecY, with protein MFKTLRNAYKIPDLRKRLMYTLMMLVVIRLGAVIPVPGVDASIIKNWFDTQNEMFSLFDAMTGGAFADMSLFAMGIIPYITASIIMNLLTIAIPKLEEIQKEDEDGRQKINKYTRYLTVALALIQSTATAIGFGRGGLIRPYNTFNVLVFILATTAGTALLMWIGERITEKGIGNGISLIILINILSRLPIDIRIVYNQIILGNELIVNILLITLVLAVFIAMVAFVVALQVGERRIPVQYAKKMQGRKAVGGQSTHIPLKVNTAGVIPVIFASSLLQFPAVIRRFFPGEPAGFWARFFDFINYTNWTGAILYAVLIIFFAYFYTSITFNPIEVANNMKKNGGFVPGIRPGKPTIDYLNKIVNNIVLVGALGLTIIAIIPIIVQGAYALQISFLGTSLIIVVGVALETVKQIEAQMLMRHYKGFLKS; from the coding sequence ATGTTTAAAACACTTCGAAATGCATATAAAATACCTGATTTAAGAAAAAGATTAATGTATACTTTAATGATGTTAGTAGTAATACGCCTAGGTGCTGTAATTCCAGTACCAGGCGTAGACGCTAGCATTATAAAAAATTGGTTTGACACACAAAATGAAATGTTTAGTTTATTTGATGCAATGACAGGTGGTGCTTTTGCAGATATGTCATTATTTGCAATGGGGATCATACCTTACATTACTGCTTCAATCATAATGAATTTACTTACAATAGCTATTCCTAAGTTAGAAGAGATTCAAAAAGAAGATGAAGATGGAAGACAAAAAATCAATAAGTATACTAGATATTTAACTGTAGCATTAGCATTAATCCAATCAACAGCTACAGCAATCGGTTTTGGTCGTGGTGGATTAATTAGACCATATAATACATTTAACGTATTAGTATTCATACTAGCGACAACAGCAGGTACTGCATTACTTATGTGGATTGGTGAGAGAATTACTGAAAAAGGAATTGGTAATGGTATTTCACTAATTATTTTAATAAACATATTATCACGTTTACCTATAGATATTAGAATAGTTTATAATCAAATTATTTTAGGAAATGAACTTATTGTTAATATACTTCTAATAACATTAGTTTTAGCTGTTTTTATTGCTATGGTAGCTTTCGTTGTTGCATTACAAGTTGGAGAAAGAAGAATACCAGTTCAATATGCTAAAAAAATGCAAGGAAGAAAAGCTGTAGGGGGACAATCAACACATATACCATTAAAAGTTAACACGGCAGGTGTTATTCCTGTAATCTTTGCTTCATCACTTCTTCAGTTCCCAGCTGTAATCAGACGGTTTTTTCCAGGGGAGCCTGCAGGTTTTTGGGCAAGATTTTTTGACTTTATAAATTATACAAACTGGACAGGTGCAATTCTATATGCTGTACTTATTATATTCTTTGCTTACTTCTATACTTCAATAACATTTAATCCTATTGAAGTTGCAAACAATATGAAGAAAAACGGTGGGTTTGTACCAGGTATTAGACCAGGAAAACCAACAATTGATTATTTAAATAAAATAGTTAATAATATAGTATTAGTAGGAGCTCTTGGGTTAACTATAATAGCGATTATACCAATTATTGTACAAGGTGCATATGCCTTACAAATTTCATTTTTAGGTACGTCATTAATTATCGTAGTTGGTGTTGCTCTTGAAACGGTTAAACAAATAGAAGCTCAGATGCTAATGCGTCACTATAAAGGGTTCTTAAAATCTTAA
- a CDS encoding adenylate kinase — translation MRIIMLGAPGAGKGTQAKKIADKYQLPHISTGDIFRANIKNETEIGLKAKEYMDKGLLVPDQVVVDLVADRLLNDDCKKGYILDGFPRTTPQAIALDEAVESIDYAINIEVPDSEILNRMSGRRVCLSCGATYHIESNPTKEEGTCDVCGSEVVQRDDDQEETVIKRLSVYHEQTQPLIDYYSEKGIVVNVDGTKIMDDVTEDIIKILGA, via the coding sequence ATGAGAATTATTATGTTAGGAGCACCTGGCGCTGGTAAAGGTACTCAAGCTAAAAAAATAGCTGATAAATATCAATTGCCACATATTTCAACTGGTGATATATTTAGGGCTAATATTAAAAATGAAACAGAAATTGGGTTAAAAGCAAAAGAATATATGGATAAAGGACTTCTTGTTCCAGATCAAGTTGTTGTTGATCTTGTAGCAGATAGATTATTAAATGATGATTGTAAAAAAGGTTATATTTTAGATGGATTCCCAAGAACAACGCCTCAAGCCATTGCTCTTGATGAAGCTGTTGAAAGTATAGATTATGCAATCAACATAGAAGTTCCTGATTCTGAAATACTCAATAGAATGTCAGGAAGAAGAGTATGTTTATCCTGTGGAGCAACTTATCACATTGAAAGTAATCCAACTAAGGAAGAAGGTACTTGTGACGTTTGTGGTAGTGAAGTCGTTCAAAGAGACGACGATCAAGAAGAGACAGTTATAAAAAGATTAAGTGTTTATCATGAACAAACACAACCTTTAATTGACTACTATTCTGAAAAAGGAATTGTAGTGAATGTTGATGGAACTAAGATAATGGATGATGTAACTGAGGATATTATTAAAATTTTAGGAGCGTAA
- the map gene encoding type I methionyl aminopeptidase — protein sequence MPISIKSKNEIELMREAGLIVAKTHELLKKTSEPGISTWELDKIAEDFIKSHNATPSFKGYMGYPASICASINNEVVHGIPSKNRILKDGDIISIDIGAFYNGYHGDAARTLAIGNISDEASKLIKVTEESFYKGIELAKEGCHLFEISAAIQTYVEAYGYSVVRDLVGHGIGRKLHEEPQIPNFKQKGRGPKLEAGMVLAIEPMINMGRYEVRWLDDDWTVVTMDGSLSAHYENTVLITEEGYELLTVL from the coding sequence ATGCCTATTTCTATAAAATCAAAAAATGAAATCGAACTAATGAGAGAAGCTGGCTTAATTGTTGCTAAGACTCATGAGTTACTAAAAAAAACTAGTGAACCAGGTATTTCTACTTGGGAATTAGATAAAATAGCTGAAGACTTTATAAAAAGTCATAATGCAACCCCGTCTTTTAAAGGATATATGGGTTATCCAGCATCAATATGTGCATCTATCAATAATGAGGTAGTACATGGGATACCTAGCAAGAATAGAATCTTAAAAGATGGAGATATAATATCTATTGATATTGGGGCTTTTTATAATGGATATCACGGTGATGCTGCAAGAACTTTAGCTATTGGAAACATTAGTGATGAAGCAAGTAAACTCATTAAAGTAACAGAAGAAAGTTTTTATAAAGGCATAGAATTAGCTAAAGAAGGATGTCACCTCTTTGAAATATCTGCAGCCATCCAAACATATGTTGAAGCTTATGGATATTCTGTTGTTCGAGATTTGGTAGGTCATGGTATTGGTCGTAAACTACATGAAGAACCTCAAATACCTAACTTTAAGCAAAAGGGTAGAGGCCCTAAGCTAGAAGCTGGCATGGTTTTAGCAATAGAACCAATGATCAATATGGGTCGTTATGAGGTGCGTTGGCTTGACGATGATTGGACAGTTGTAACAATGGATGGTTCTTTATCAGCTCACTACGAAAATACAGTGCTTATTACAGAAGAAGGCTATGAACTTCTTACAGTACTATAG
- a CDS encoding KOW domain-containing RNA-binding protein, translating to MENFQIGQIIKSKAGRDKDRLFVIIDIKGEYVYLVDGNLRKLEKPKMKKIKHIQPTNNIVESIQEKIINDQKILNAEIRKTIQLFQTEN from the coding sequence ATGGAAAACTTTCAAATTGGTCAAATTATAAAATCAAAAGCAGGTAGAGACAAAGATAGGTTATTCGTTATTATTGATATAAAAGGTGAGTATGTCTATTTGGTTGATGGTAATTTAAGAAAGTTAGAAAAACCAAAGATGAAGAAAATTAAGCATATTCAACCGACAAATAACATTGTAGAATCCATACAAGAAAAAATTATCAATGACCAAAAGATTTTAAATGCAGAAATAAGAAAAACCATACAGCTTTTTCAAACAGAAAATTAG
- the infA gene encoding translation initiation factor IF-1, whose protein sequence is MSKKDVIEVEGTVLEKLPNAMFQVELENGHKVLAHISGKLRMNFIRILPGDKVTIEMSPYDLTKGRIIWRDK, encoded by the coding sequence TTGTCAAAGAAAGACGTCATAGAAGTAGAAGGAACTGTACTAGAGAAATTACCTAATGCAATGTTCCAAGTAGAATTAGAAAATGGTCATAAAGTTTTAGCACATATAAGTGGAAAGTTAAGAATGAATTTTATTAGAATCCTCCCTGGGGATAAAGTAACTATTGAAATGTCACCTTATGATTTAACTAAAGGAAGAATTATTTGGAGAGATAAGTAA
- the rpmJ gene encoding 50S ribosomal protein L36 yields MKVRASVKPICEKCKIIKRKGRIRVICENPKHKQKQG; encoded by the coding sequence GTGAAGGTTAGAGCATCCGTTAAACCGATCTGTGAAAAATGTAAAATCATCAAGAGAAAAGGTAGAATTAGGGTTATATGTGAAAACCCAAAACACAAACAAAAACAAGGTTAA
- the rpsM gene encoding 30S ribosomal protein S13 has protein sequence MARIAGVDLPREKRVEIGLTYIYGIGRVSSVRILNEAGIDVNTRVRDLTDEEVAKIREIIDKSQMVEGDLRREIALNIKRLQEIGCYRGIRHRRGLPVRGQKTKTNARTRKGPRRTVANKKK, from the coding sequence ATGGCTCGTATTGCTGGTGTTGATTTACCAAGAGAAAAACGTGTAGAAATCGGCCTTACCTACATTTATGGTATCGGAAGAGTAAGCTCTGTTCGTATTTTAAATGAAGCAGGTATCGATGTTAATACTCGTGTTAGAGATTTAACTGATGAAGAAGTAGCAAAAATCCGTGAAATCATTGATAAATCGCAAATGGTTGAAGGGGATTTAAGAAGAGAAATAGCCCTTAACATCAAAAGATTACAAGAAATCGGATGTTATCGTGGAATTCGTCATAGAAGAGGACTTCCAGTTCGTGGTCAAAAAACTAAGACTAATGCAAGAACTAGAAAAGGTCCAAGAAGAACAGTAGCTAATAAGAAAAAATAA
- the rpsK gene encoding 30S ribosomal protein S11, whose product MAKKVSKRATKKRVKKNIDRGQAHIQSTFNNTIVTLTDTQGNALSWASAGGLGFRGSRKSTPYAAQIAADTAAKAAMVHGLKTVEVMVKGPGSGREAAIRALQAAGLEVTSIKDVTPVPHNGCRPPKRRRV is encoded by the coding sequence ATGGCAAAGAAAGTGTCCAAAAGAGCGACTAAAAAACGCGTAAAGAAAAATATAGACCGTGGACAAGCGCATATCCAATCCACGTTTAATAATACAATCGTTACTTTGACGGATACACAAGGTAACGCACTTTCATGGGCAAGTGCTGGTGGCTTAGGGTTTAGAGGCTCAAGAAAATCTACTCCTTATGCAGCGCAAATTGCAGCGGATACAGCAGCAAAAGCAGCAATGGTTCATGGTTTAAAAACAGTTGAAGTAATGGTAAAAGGTCCAGGATCTGGAAGAGAAGCTGCTATTCGTGCTTTACAAGCAGCTGGTTTAGAAGTAACAAGTATTAAGGATGTGACACCAGTACCACACAACGGATGTCGCCCACCAAAACGTAGAAGAGTTTAA